Proteins from a single region of Microtus ochrogaster isolate Prairie Vole_2 linkage group LG5, MicOch1.0, whole genome shotgun sequence:
- the Tram1 gene encoding translocating chain-associated membrane protein 1, with protein MAIRKKSNKNPPLLSHEFVLQNHADIVSCLAMLFLLGLMFEITAKAAIVFVALQYNVTRPATEEQATESASLYSYGFKDLATVFFYMLVAIIIHAIIQEYVLDKINRRMHFSKTKHSKFNESGQLSAFYLLACIWGTFILVSEDYISDPTILWRAYPHNLMTFQMKFFYISQLAYWLHALPELYFQKTKKEDIPRQLVYIGLYLFHIAGAYLLNLNHLGLVLLVLHYFVEFLFHISRLFYFSDEKYQKGFSVWAVLFVLGRLLTLILSVLTVGFGLARAENQKLDFSTGNFNVLAVRIAVLASICITQAFMMWKFINFQLRRWREHSAFQAPPVKRKPVMTKGRSSRKGTENGVNGAVTSNGADSPRNRKEKSS; from the exons ATGGCGATTCGCAAGAAGAGCAACAAGAACCCGCCGCTGCTGAGCCACGAATTCGTGCTGCAGAATCACGCGGACATCGTCTCCTGCCTGGCGATGCTCTTCCTGCTGGGGCTCATGTTCGAG ATAACAGCAAAAGCAGCCATCGTCTTTGTTGCTCTTCAGTATAACGTCACCCGACCCGCAACAG AAGAACAAGCTACTGAATCAGCGTCTCTTTATTCCTATGGCTTCAAAGATTTGGCTACAGTTTTCTTCTACATGCTAGTGGCGATAATTATTCACGCCATAATTCAGGAGTATGTGTTGGAT aaaattaacagaCGAATGCACTTCTCCAAAACAAAGCACAGCAAGTTTAATGAGTCTGGTCAGCTCAGTGCATTCTACCTTCTTGCTTGTATTTGGGGTACATTCATTCTCGTCTCT GAAGACTATATCTCAGATCCAACCATCCTGTGGAGGGCTTATCCCCATAACCTGATGAC TTTCCAAATGAAGTTTTTCTACATATCCCAGTTGGCATACTGGCTCCATGCACTCCCTGAACTCTACTTCCAGAAAACCAAAAAG GAAGACATCCCTCGTCAGCTCGTCTACATTGGTCTGTACCTCTTCCACATCGCTGGGGCTTACCTTCTGAA CTTGAACCACctgggccttgttctcctggtgctGCACTATTTTGTTGAGTTTCTTTTCCACATTTCCCGGCTGTTTTATTTTAGCGATGAGAAGTACCAGAAAGG gTTTTCTGTCTGGGCGGTTCTTTTTGTCTTGGGAAGACTTCTGACCTTAATTCTTTCAGTCCTTACTGTTGGTTTTGGCCTGGCAAGAGCAGAGAACCAGAAACTGGATTTTAGTACTGGAAACTTCAACGTGCTGGCGGTTAG GATTGCTGTTCTGGCCTCCATCTGCATCACACAAGCCTTCATGATGTGGAAGTTCATTAACTTCCAGCTTCGCCGGTGGAGGGAGCACTCTGCTTTCCAGGCCCCACCTGTGAAGAGGAAACCGGTCATGACCAAAGGCAGGTCTTCCAGGAAAGGAACAG